The Haladaptatus cibarius D43 genome window below encodes:
- the rpl12p gene encoding 50S ribosomal protein P1: MEYVYAALILNESGEELNEENLTNVLDAAGVDVEESRVKALVAALEDVDIDEAVEQAAAVPAGGAAAGGAAGGDEGGDDEAEEEEAAEEEEEDDEDDEADGEGLGELFG, from the coding sequence ATGGAATACGTTTACGCTGCACTCATCTTGAACGAATCGGGCGAAGAACTCAACGAAGAAAACCTCACCAACGTCCTCGACGCCGCTGGCGTCGATGTCGAAGAATCGCGTGTCAAGGCGCTCGTCGCCGCACTCGAAGACGTCGACATCGACGAGGCCGTCGAACAGGCCGCCGCTGTTCCCGCCGGTGGAGCCGCTGCAGGCGGTGCTGCAGGTGGCGACGAGGGTGGCGACGACGAAGCCGAAGAGGAAGAGGCCGCTGAAGAAGAAGAAGAAGACGACGAAGACGACGAAGCAGACGGCGAAGGTCTCGGCGAACTCTTCGGTTAA
- a CDS encoding 50S ribosomal protein L10 yields MSAERKTETIPKWKETEVAELTDFVDNYSSVGVVNITGIPSKQLQNMRRSLHGSAELRVSRNTLVERALDSVGDGFEDLEEYISGQVGLIGTNDNPFGLYKELEASKSPAPISAGEIAPNEITIPEGDTGVDPGPFVGELQQAGAAARIMDGSIHVTEDSLVAEEGDEVSSELANVLAELGMEPKEVGLDLRAVYSDGVMFESDELAIDVDEYRADVERAAAFGRNLSVNAVFPTEQTAPLLVSKATGEAKSLGLQAAIESPDLAPDLVSKADAQVRTLAAQIDDEEALPEELRGIEAPAAGGADEEESTDEETTDAEPEDDDDDDEDEDAGGEGLGAMFG; encoded by the coding sequence ATGTCCGCAGAACGTAAGACCGAGACGATTCCGAAGTGGAAAGAAACGGAAGTCGCTGAGCTGACGGATTTCGTCGACAACTACAGCAGTGTCGGCGTCGTCAACATCACCGGCATCCCGAGCAAACAGCTCCAGAATATGCGCCGCAGTCTCCACGGTAGCGCGGAACTCCGCGTCAGCCGAAATACGCTGGTAGAGCGCGCACTGGACTCGGTCGGTGACGGCTTCGAAGACCTCGAAGAGTACATCTCCGGACAGGTTGGCCTCATCGGAACGAACGACAACCCGTTCGGTCTGTACAAGGAACTCGAAGCGTCCAAAAGTCCGGCACCGATTTCGGCGGGCGAAATCGCCCCGAACGAAATCACGATTCCGGAAGGAGACACGGGCGTTGACCCCGGCCCATTCGTTGGTGAACTCCAGCAGGCCGGTGCCGCCGCACGGATTATGGACGGCTCCATCCACGTGACCGAGGACAGCCTCGTCGCGGAGGAAGGCGACGAGGTGTCGTCGGAACTGGCGAACGTGCTCGCCGAACTCGGCATGGAGCCGAAAGAGGTCGGACTTGACCTGCGCGCCGTCTATTCGGACGGCGTGATGTTCGAGTCGGACGAACTCGCCATCGACGTGGACGAGTACCGCGCAGACGTCGAGCGAGCGGCCGCCTTCGGTCGCAACCTCTCCGTCAACGCGGTGTTCCCGACCGAACAGACCGCACCCCTGCTCGTCTCGAAGGCGACTGGCGAGGCCAAGAGCCTTGGTCTTCAAGCCGCCATCGAAAGCCCGGACCTCGCTCCGGATCTCGTGAGCAAGGCGGACGCGCAAGTTCGCACACTGGCTGCACAAATCGACGACGAAGAGGCACTCCCCGAGGAGCTTCGCGGAATCGAAGCGCCTGCCGCGGGCGGTGCTGACGAAGAAGAATCGACTGACGAAGAAACAACTGACGCCGAGCCTGAAGACGACGATGACGACGACGAAGACGAAGACGCAGGCGGAGAAGGCCTCGGCGCAATGTTCGGATAA
- a CDS encoding 50S ribosomal protein L1 — protein sequence MADNEIEQAVSRALEDAPERNFRETVDLAINLRDLDLNDPSNRVDESIVLPSGTGQETQIIVFAEGETALRAEDVADDVLSGDELEELGGDDDAAKDLAGKTDFFIAEASMMQDIGRYLGTVLGPRGKMPTPLQPDDDVVETVNRMKNTVQLRSGDRRTFHTRVGAEDMSAEDISDNIDVIVRRLHSNLEKGPLNVDTIFVKTTMGPSVEVA from the coding sequence ATGGCAGATAATGAGATAGAGCAAGCAGTCTCTCGCGCACTCGAGGACGCACCTGAGCGGAATTTCCGCGAAACGGTCGACCTCGCGATTAACCTGCGCGACCTCGATTTAAACGATCCGTCGAATCGTGTCGACGAGAGTATCGTACTCCCGTCCGGAACTGGACAAGAAACCCAAATCATCGTGTTCGCGGAGGGCGAAACCGCCCTCCGCGCCGAAGACGTCGCCGACGACGTTCTCTCAGGCGATGAGTTGGAAGAACTGGGTGGCGACGACGACGCCGCAAAAGACCTCGCTGGTAAGACCGACTTCTTCATCGCCGAAGCGTCGATGATGCAGGACATCGGTCGATACCTCGGTACCGTCCTCGGCCCGCGCGGTAAGATGCCGACACCGCTTCAGCCCGACGACGACGTCGTCGAAACCGTCAACCGGATGAAAAACACCGTCCAACTTCGAAGCGGTGACCGACGCACGTTCCACACGCGCGTCGGCGCGGAAGATATGTCCGCGGAGGATATCTCGGACAACATCGACGTTATCGTCCGGCGTCTTCACTCCAACTTGGAGAAAGGCCCGCTCAACGTCGACACCATCTTCGTGAAAACGACGATGGGACCGTCCGTGGAGGTGGCCTAA
- a CDS encoding 50S ribosomal protein L11 codes for MADTIEVLVPGGQANPGPPLGPELGPTAVNVQEVVNEINEQTAAFDGTEVPVTISIEEDGSFDLEIGVPPTAALIKDEAGFETGSGEPQKNFVADLSIDQVKTIAEQKHPDLLAYDTKNAAKEVVGTCASLGVTVEGVDAREFKAKVDAGEYDDALEA; via the coding sequence ATGGCTGATACAATCGAAGTCCTCGTACCCGGAGGGCAGGCCAACCCCGGCCCACCGCTCGGCCCGGAACTCGGCCCGACCGCGGTCAACGTGCAAGAAGTCGTCAACGAAATCAACGAGCAGACTGCTGCATTCGACGGCACGGAAGTGCCCGTCACCATCTCCATCGAGGAGGACGGCAGTTTCGACCTCGAAATCGGTGTCCCGCCGACGGCGGCGCTCATCAAGGACGAGGCCGGATTCGAGACGGGCAGTGGCGAACCCCAGAAGAACTTCGTCGCCGACCTCTCCATCGACCAAGTGAAAACGATTGCGGAGCAGAAACACCCCGACCTCCTCGCCTACGACACGAAGAACGCGGCGAAGGAAGTCGTCGGTACCTGTGCGTCACTCGGCGTCACCGTCGAAGGCGTGGACGCGCGAGAGTTCAAAGCGAAGGTCGATGCTGGCGAATACGACGACGCGCTCGAAGCCTAA
- a CDS encoding VNG_1110C family protein, translated as MPDPARLRDSTQIVLPCDALGEIRRELERQFIVSIVPLGEEYCRVVGSPVEIKQANKFLGRHGVSLP; from the coding sequence ATGCCGGATCCTGCCCGCCTCCGCGACAGCACTCAAATCGTCCTCCCCTGTGACGCACTCGGTGAGATTCGACGCGAGTTGGAGCGGCAGTTCATAGTCAGCATCGTTCCGCTCGGAGAAGAGTACTGCCGTGTCGTCGGAAGTCCGGTCGAAATCAAGCAGGCGAACAAGTTTCTCGGACGACACGGCGTAAGTCTGCCCTAA